The genomic window AGTCCGGTGAGCCCTAACAGAACAACCATAAATGATGCTAAGTTTGAATTTCGAATTagaaaaaacacttttaaatcATCCAACTCTCctatcaaaaaaaatcatccaaCTCTGCTTTGGAAACAGAGGAACTCTGTTCTATATCTCACCTCAAGACCAACGCAAAAGGAATGGAGCTGAGGACCCCATTGCTTAGCCGCCTTAGTACCGGCCAAGTGACGTGCAGTGATGGAGGCAACAAGGGAAGAATCAAGACCACCAGAGAGCAAAACTCCAAATGGAACATCAGTCATCAACCGCTTAATCACAGCctagagagaaaaacaaacatatttcaGATTACCCTCTCACACACCACATAcaattaaaaagaagagatgttTTCTTACGTTTTCAAAGGCGCGTCTTATCGCAAGAGGCTCATAAGGCGTTGAAGGAACAGATTCATTGAACCAAGGAGGATTATACCATTGCTTAAACCCTCCTAATTTGCTTGAATAAAAATGACCTGGAGGAAACGTTTCGAAATGCTCACAGTCATCGTTTAGGCCTTTCATCTCTGAAGATATCCACACAGATCCGTCTAGTCCCCAACCAATGTAGAGCGAAGTGACACCAATCGCATCACGAGCCACCATGAAAGAGTTATCTCGTGTGTCGAGCAACACAAAGGAGAATATTCCATCCAACATATCAACAAAATCCACACCATACTCCTCGTACTATGTCCATAAAACAcatcaaactcaaatcaaaacttgaTAACCACATTAGCAGaagaattaaaaatgataCCACACTTACCAAGTGAGCAATGACTTCACAATCACTACCAGTACGGAACTTGTGATTCTTCAGACGTTTTCTCAGCTCCTCATGGTTATAAATCTCTCCGTTCACCTTCCAAAccatcaacaaacaaaataaatttcagcttcaaaattatcaaaagaGTTATTATTTTATGAGTCCATGGATATAGCGTTACCGTGACAACAATGGTCTTGTCCTCGTTGAAAAGAGGTTGATCACCGGAAGCAGGATCGATGACGGCAAGACGTTGATGGGCCAAGTAATTATCTCCGTTCTGATATAAGCCACTCCAGTCAGGTCCTCTGTGCCTCAATCTGTAACCAAAagtttggaaaaaatatacaattatacatttatacCATTTCTAGGGTATATTccaccaacaaaaaaagatttagattttttaagaGATATCCACATAAACTATGCAAAAAGGTGACGTTTAATTTGATCAAGCATCACTGTTCATGTCACGTTCAGTAAAAATGGtccaagaaaatgaaaatattgacaatactacaaaatcaaattatgtaTATCGTGATTGTGTAAAATGAGATAGATGACATCAATCTTCCTTAACATATTTCTGaaacaataaatttagtattttaagATGTCTAACATCAAACTAATCATCACGTAATTTTGCACAATTTAGAATGGTTTTAAAgtgacaaaacaaataattttcttattttgaaaaccaaaaaaaaacagaggaaaaatgTATTGCCTGCGAGAAAGCTCAAGAACACGAACTCTCTTGGCCTGAGAATCATCGGAACATCCTAACACGGCAAGTATTCcacacatgttttttttttgaagaaagtgaaaaagatCACGAAGAATGAGAACAGAAAAACAGAATTTTCCGAAACTTTAGGGGATAGATATTGTAAAACCCCAAAAAGAGATTAcaagaaaatgtaataaacAGACAGATGTCCaggaagagaaaggagaaaattGCAC from Arabidopsis thaliana chromosome 3, partial sequence includes these protein-coding regions:
- the ASN1 gene encoding glutamine-dependent asparagine synthase 1 (glutamine-dependent asparagine synthase 1 (ASN1); CONTAINS InterPro DOMAIN/s: Rossmann-like alpha/beta/alpha sandwich fold (InterPro:IPR014729), Asparagine synthase (InterPro:IPR001962), Asparagine synthase, glutamine-hydrolyzing (InterPro:IPR006426), Glutamine amidotransferase, type II (InterPro:IPR017932); BEST Arabidopsis thaliana protein match is: asparagine synthetase 3 (TAIR:AT5G10240.1); Has 9911 Blast hits to 9877 proteins in 1912 species: Archae - 315; Bacteria - 5703; Metazoa - 210; Fungi - 275; Plants - 333; Viruses - 5; Other Eukaryotes - 3070 (source: NCBI BLink).), which codes for MCGILAVLGCSDDSQAKRVRVLELSRRLRHRGPDWSGLYQNGDNYLAHQRLAVIDPASGDQPLFNEDKTIVVTVNGEIYNHEELRKRLKNHKFRTGSDCEVIAHLYEEYGVDFVDMLDGIFSFVLLDTRDNSFMVARDAIGVTSLYIGWGLDGSVWISSEMKGLNDDCEHFETFPPGHFYSSKLGGFKQWYNPPWFNESVPSTPYEPLAIRRAFENAVIKRLMTDVPFGVLLSGGLDSSLVASITARHLAGTKAAKQWGPQLHSFCVGLEGSPDLKAGKEVAEYLGTVHHEFHFSVQDGIDAIEDVIYHVETYDVTTIRASTPMFLMSRKIKSLGVKMVLSGEGADEIFGGYLYFHKAPNKKEFHQETCRKIKALHKYDCLRANKSTSAFGLEARVPFLDKDFINTAMSLDPESKMVTTKLTSQTQYLPSQVNVEQIFYMGFSRSSQRKEGSRNGF
- the ASN1 gene encoding glutamine-dependent asparagine synthase 1 (glutamine-dependent asparagine synthase 1 (ASN1); CONTAINS InterPro DOMAIN/s: Rossmann-like alpha/beta/alpha sandwich fold (InterPro:IPR014729), Asparagine synthase (InterPro:IPR001962), Asparagine synthase, glutamine-hydrolyzing (InterPro:IPR006426), Glutamine amidotransferase, type II (InterPro:IPR017932); BEST Arabidopsis thaliana protein match is: asparagine synthetase 2 (TAIR:AT5G65010.2); Has 10371 Blast hits to 9977 proteins in 1906 species: Archae - 313; Bacteria - 6018; Metazoa - 215; Fungi - 282; Plants - 337; Viruses - 5; Other Eukaryotes - 3201 (source: NCBI BLink).), with protein sequence MCGILAVLGCSDDSQAKRVRVLELSRRLRHRGPDWSGLYQNGDNYLAHQRLAVIDPASGDQPLFNEDKTIVVTVNGEIYNHEELRKRLKNHKFRTGSDCEVIAHLYEEYGVDFVDMLDGIFSFVLLDTRDNSFMVARDAIGVTSLYIGWGLDGSVWISSEMKGLNDDCEHFETFPPGHFYSSKLGGFKQWYNPPWFNESVPSTPYEPLAIRRAFENAVIKRLMTDVPFGVLLSGGLDSSLVASITARHLAGTKAAKQWGPQLHSFCVGLEGSPDLKAGKEVAEYLGTVHHEFHFSVQDGIDAIEDVIYHVETYDVTTIRASTPMFLMSRKIKSLGVKMVLSGEGADEIFGGYLYFHKAPNKKEFHQETCRKIKALHKYDCLRANKSTSAFGLEARVPFLDKDFINTAMSLDPESKMIKPEEGRIEKWVLRRAFDDEERPYLPKHILYRQKEQFSDGVGYSWIDGLKDHAAQNVNDKMMSNAGHIFPHNTPNTKEAYYYRMIFERFFPQVRVL